One Terriglobia bacterium genomic window carries:
- a CDS encoding type II toxin-antitoxin system PemK/MazF family toxin: protein MTRGTVIWVDLTDATPPEMGKRRPAVIVSNSIQNLSLDSVVAVPLSSRAPEIPPLRLEIRPTGLKGAGYAVVPAIRRLKKSRILGTAGKLKPPEMERLDRAISEYLSD, encoded by the coding sequence ATGACACGCGGGACGGTCATTTGGGTGGATCTTACCGACGCAACTCCCCCTGAAATGGGGAAAAGACGTCCGGCCGTGATTGTCTCGAACTCGATTCAAAATCTTTCGCTCGACTCCGTGGTGGCCGTGCCACTATCCTCGCGCGCTCCGGAGATTCCTCCGCTGCGGCTCGAGATCCGTCCCACCGGTCTTAAGGGCGCGGGGTACGCCGTCGTTCCCGCCATCCGTCGATTGAAGAAAAGCCGGATTCTCGGCACTGCCGGCAAGTTGAAGCCGCCGGAGATGGAGCGTCTCGATCGGGCGATTTCTGAGTATTTGTCGGACTAG